From the genome of Salmonella enterica subsp. houtenae serovar Houten:
TTGCGCGGGTCATGGCGACCCGTACAGGGATGGGCGGCTTTCCCGAAGGTTGGGCGCCGGGCGAACATTACCCGGATAAATGGGCGCGCCGTTTTGCTATTGATTTTGTCGGTGGCGATCTGAAAGCGGCCGCGCCAAAAGGCATTGAGCCAGTGATTACGCTCTCCAGCGGTGAGGCAACGCAGATTGAGATCCTCTACGTTGAGCCTTTCGACGGTTATCGTATCCAGTTTGACTGGTATCCGACCTCGGATTCTACGGCACCGGTGGATATGCGTATGTTCCTGCGCTGCCAGGGGGAGGCTATCAGCGAAACCTGGCTGTATCAGTATTTCCCGCCCGCGCCGGATAAGCGTCGTTATGTCGACGATCGCATCATGCGTTAATTAATTTGCTTTCTGTACCGCCACAAAGGCGGTACAGGTTCCGAAAATTGCCCTGACATAAACTCACTCGTGATCCGCTGTGTTTGCGACACGACCTTTACATCGTTCCATTTTTGCAACAGTCCTTCCTGTTTATCCCTCTCGATCCTGCGGGCAGGGAACATTAAGATAGCTTCACCTTATTTAAGATATAAAGTGAATATAATGAAAAAGAGTCTTCTTGGTGCTGTCCTGTCTCTGGGGTTATTAAGTGCTGCTCATGCCGATGTATATAAATTTGATAATACGCATACCAATGCGGTATTTAATATCGATCATTTCCAGACCTCTACCAATCACGGCGGGTTTTATGCTATTAGCGGTGAACTGAAATATCAGCCGGAAAAACAAATCGCGGAAATGCGTGTGACAATTCCCGTGAATGCCTTAAATACCGGGGTGGATGCATTTGATAAACATATCCGCAGCAGCGATATTCTGGATGCGGGAAAATATCCAGAAATGGTATTTGAATCGACAAAATGGCATTTTGCAGATAATAAACCAGTTTCTATTGACGGTTTGTTAACAATGAAGGGGGTAACTAAGCCTGTCACCTTAACCGCCACGAAGTTTGGCTGTTATATGAGCCCGATATTCAAGGCGCAGGTTTGCGGCGGTGATTTTGTCACGCAAATAGATCGCACCCAGTGGGGTGTAGATTATCTGGTCGATATGGGAATGACGAAAGTTGTCGATATAAAAATCCAGGCAGAAGCGGTTAAGCAATAAAGGGAATTATGATGAAAACTAATCACCTCATTCGGGTAGTGGCCTCGCTGGCAATGTTGGCAACGTCAGGTTTGACTTATGCTGAAGAGTACAAAGCCAGCACGGACGAAAAAGCAATAAAAATGACGAACGTAGCCTCTCTGGAAGCGCGCGTTCAGGCCAGAATGGAAAAAGGGGCATTTGGTTATATTCGCGGTGGAGCCGAAGATGAGAATAACCTTCGCAGCAACACTGAAAGCTTTGACAAAAAATATATTATGCCGCGCGTATTACAGGGCATTGAGTTAAAAGAGATCGATTTATCAACGCAGCTACTGGGTATTCCGCTTAAAACGCCGATAATCCAGGCGCCGATGGCGGCGCAGGGCCTGGCCCACGCCTCCGGAGAATTGGCGACGGCGAAAGGCATGGCGCAGGTCGGTTCGATTTTCTCGTTGAGCACCTATGGCAACAAGACCATCGAAGAGGTGGCTAACGTTGCCGGGAAAAATCCGTTTTTCTTCCAGCTTTATATGAGTAAGAATAATCAATTTAACGAATTTATTCTTGCACAAGCAGTAAAACATGGCGCTAAAGCGATTATTCTGACCGTAGATTCGCCTGTCGGCGGTTATCGGGAAGAAGATGTTAAAAATAATTTCCAGTTCCCACTTGGTTTTGCAAACCTGGAAATGTTCGCCAGAAAAAATGACGATGGTTCAAAAACCGGCAAAGGGGCAGGGATAAGTGAAATTTACGCGCAGGCTAAACAAGCCTTTACGCCTGAGGATATTGCCTATGTACATCGTGTTTCCGGTCTGCCGGTTATTGTAAAAGGCATTCAGTCGCCAGAGGATGCTGAAATTGCTATTCAGGCCGGGGCCGCAGGAATATGGGTTTCTAATCATGGTGGCCGTCAATTAGACAGCGGGCCGTCCTCATTCGATATGCTTCCTGCGATTGCAAAAGTCGTCAACAAGCGAGTGCCTATTATTTTTGACAGCGGAGTACGTCGTGGTTCGCATGTATTCAAAGCGTTAGCCAGCGGGGCGGATATTGTCGCGGTTGGCCGACCTATATTATACGGTCTTAATCTGGGCGGCGCTCAGGGCGTGGCATCAGTGATTGAACAGCTAAACAAAGAGCTGACAATTAACATGATGTTGGGCGGCACCAGGAATATTGAGCAAGTGAAAACGACACGCTTGTTAACTGAAAAAGAGCTGCCACAGTAATATAAAGGTCGGGTACTATACCCGACCTTTTCCTGTATGATTTTCCTCAACAACGCTTCCGGTAGAAAATTACGCGCTCGGTTTCCTCAAATCCTAATGCCTGATGAACTTTCTGTGAAATCGTATTTTCCGGCGAGGTATCGGAGGCCATTTCCCGACACCCTTTATTCGTTCCCCATCGTTGCACCGCTGCAATCAATTGTTTCGCTACGCCGCGTTGACGGAACGAGGGGAGAACAAAAATGCCTTCAAGGAAAGTCACGGGCGAACTGTCACAGCCATTGACATAATCGTGGCGGATTGAGGCATCCGCAAAGCCAATCGCCACCCCGTCTTCCATCGCAACAAATGATGCCAGGTGATCGGCTTGCAGGATTTCTTCGCCGTCCGCCAGGTGGGCGTCATCCGGGTGAGTAGGCCAAAGCTGTTTTCGCAATCCGCGCCAGCGCTCCAGATTGGTTTTGTTCATTTGCCTGATGTCCATTAACGCGCTCCTGATGATGGGTCTGGCATGATGAGACGGCATCCCGCCTGCTGATAACGTCGGGCGATAGCAGGCGGGAGCGCGCTGTCGCTAAGAATGGTAGTAATACAGGACAGCGTCGCAACCGCGTGGGGTTCCACAGTATCGAACTTTGAGTGATCGGCCATCAATATGACCTCGCGTGAGCGCTGAATAATGCGCGTTTTGACACCCACTTCAAACATCGTAGCGTTGGTGATGCCCGTTTCTATCGACAGCGCATCGCAGGAGATAAAGGCGCGTTCAACGGCAAAGGCGTTAATCATCTCCAGCGCCAGACTCTCGCCCACTGAAAAGTAACCGGGGCGGATCAGTCCGCCGATAATGTAGCTCTCTACGTGTGGGAAACCACCCAGTTCATTAGCGATTTTGATGTCATTACAAATGACTTTTACTTTGGCGTCGACCAGACATTTTGCCAGTTCCAGACAGGTGGAGCCGGAGTCGAGAAAAAAGCAATCTCCATCTTTGATGAACGTGCGGGCGAGGGCGGCGATTTCGCGTTTCGCCTCGCTTTGTAACGTTCGCTTAACGTCGAAAACATATTCTTTATCTTCCGTACTGTCGTCGAAGTCAATACAACCATGGCCGCGAACCATACCGGGATAACGGCTGGCAATATAGTGAAAATCCCGGCGCACGGTTGCCTCAGCATAGCCAAAAAGCTCAATAGCTTGCTGTGTTGAGAGGTGCCGATGTTGCCAAAGGTAATGCAACATCTGTTTGATACGGTCGGGGCGCTGTTGGCTCATCAGCATATGACTCCTTATAGCGCGGTGAATTGTGACAACGTCACATCATAGTTCGCCGTCGTGAACAACGCTCGGCCAATCACCAGATGCTGTGCGCCTGCGGCGGCAAGCAGCCGTGCGGCGCGAAGTGTAATACCGCCGTCCGCCCAGCATTCCGCAGCAGGGAAATGCTCTCTGCTCTGGCTAACTTTTTCACACATCGGGGCGATAAATTGCTGTCCGCGCCCG
Proteins encoded in this window:
- the yceI_1 gene encoding YceI; translated protein: MKKSLLGAVLSLGLLSAAHADVYKFDNTHTNAVFNIDHFQTSTNHGGFYAISGELKYQPEKQIAEMRVTIPVNALNTGVDAFDKHIRSSDILDAGKYPEMVFESTKWHFADNKPVSIDGLLTMKGVTKPVTLTATKFGCYMSPIFKAQVCGGDFVTQIDRTQWGVDYLVDMGMTKVVDIKIQAEAVKQ
- a CDS encoding L-lactate oxidase codes for the protein MMKTNHLIRVVASLAMLATSGLTYAEEYKASTDEKAIKMTNVASLEARVQARMEKGAFGYIRGGAEDENNLRSNTESFDKKYIMPRVLQGIELKEIDLSTQLLGIPLKTPIIQAPMAAQGLAHASGELATAKGMAQVGSIFSLSTYGNKTIEEVANVAGKNPFFFQLYMSKNNQFNEFILAQAVKHGAKAIILTVDSPVGGYREEDVKNNFQFPLGFANLEMFARKNDDGSKTGKGAGISEIYAQAKQAFTPEDIAYVHRVSGLPVIVKGIQSPEDAEIAIQAGAAGIWVSNHGGRQLDSGPSSFDMLPAIAKVVNKRVPIIFDSGVRRGSHVFKALASGADIVAVGRPILYGLNLGGAQGVASVIEQLNKELTINMMLGGTRNIEQVKTTRLLTEKELPQ
- the aac gene encoding aminoglycoside 6'-N-acetyltransferase, producing MDIRQMNKTNLERWRGLRKQLWPTHPDDAHLADGEEILQADHLASFVAMEDGVAIGFADASIRHDYVNGCDSSPVTFLEGIFVLPSFRQRGVAKQLIAAVQRWGTNKGCREMASDTSPENTISQKVHQALGFEETERVIFYRKRC
- the glcR_4 gene encoding Putative regulatory protein; translated protein: MSQQRPDRIKQMLHYLWQHRHLSTQQAIELFGYAEATVRRDFHYIASRYPGMVRGHGCIDFDDSTEDKEYVFDVKRTLQSEAKREIAALARTFIKDGDCFFLDSGSTCLELAKCLVDAKVKVICNDIKIANELGGFPHVESYIIGGLIRPGYFSVGESLALEMINAFAVERAFISCDALSIETGITNATMFEVGVKTRIIQRSREVILMADHSKFDTVEPHAVATLSCITTILSDSALPPAIARRYQQAGCRLIMPDPSSGAR